In the genome of Pirellulales bacterium, one region contains:
- the corA gene encoding magnesium/cobalt transporter CorA gives MAQNRKSRRKKAFQRRTPPGAQPGTIAVDPAAGQPVVEVWAIGTGKTLDTTVKNLDELPEIVARHTVTWINVDGLGDARTLQRLGSLFRLHPLALEDVVNVHQRAKVDHYENSLFIVTRMLRLNRPEECAVEGDGSTETESPDRSQLDKPANGHHEPAARLGNEQLSMFLMDKVVITFQDSQPGDCFSGIRDRLRKGDENYAAHGADYFAYRLLDAVIDSYFPILEAYGERIENLEEELLESQQPVKLQKIHEIKQDLLLIRRAIWPAREMLHSLARDINPLIKEETRIYLRDCYDHTVQILDLLETYRELGSDLRDLYLSSVSQRMNEIMKVLTIISTLFIPLTFIAGVYGMNFQYDPETAPFNMPELYWYWGYPAFWTLMIVITLGMLWYFVRKGWIGSGWWR, from the coding sequence ATGGCACAAAACCGCAAATCCCGCCGCAAGAAAGCGTTTCAGCGCCGCACTCCCCCCGGAGCACAGCCGGGGACGATTGCCGTTGATCCGGCGGCGGGGCAGCCCGTGGTCGAAGTCTGGGCGATCGGGACCGGAAAGACGCTGGACACCACGGTTAAGAATTTGGACGAACTGCCGGAGATTGTGGCGCGGCACACGGTGACTTGGATCAATGTGGATGGTTTGGGGGATGCCCGGACGCTACAACGCCTGGGGAGTTTGTTTCGATTGCATCCGCTGGCTCTGGAGGATGTGGTCAATGTGCATCAGCGGGCCAAGGTCGACCATTATGAAAACTCGCTATTTATTGTGACGCGCATGCTGCGGCTGAATCGTCCAGAAGAGTGCGCCGTGGAAGGGGACGGATCTACTGAAACAGAGTCTCCCGATAGGTCGCAGCTTGATAAGCCTGCAAATGGCCACCACGAACCAGCCGCGCGCCTGGGGAACGAGCAACTGAGCATGTTTCTGATGGATAAGGTGGTGATCACGTTTCAAGATTCCCAGCCGGGGGACTGTTTTAGCGGCATTCGGGACCGCCTGCGCAAAGGGGACGAAAATTACGCCGCGCACGGGGCCGACTACTTTGCGTACCGGCTGTTGGACGCGGTGATCGATAGCTACTTTCCCATTTTGGAGGCGTATGGCGAACGGATCGAAAACCTCGAGGAAGAACTGCTGGAATCACAACAGCCCGTCAAGCTGCAAAAAATTCACGAGATCAAACAGGACTTGCTGCTGATCCGTCGGGCGATTTGGCCCGCGCGAGAAATGCTGCACAGCCTGGCCCGTGATATCAATCCGCTTATCAAGGAAGAGACCCGCATTTACCTGCGTGATTGTTATGACCACACGGTGCAAATTTTGGATCTATTGGAGACTTATCGCGAGTTAGGCTCCGACCTGCGGGATTTGTACCTCTCCAGCGTCAGCCAGCGGATGAATGAAATCATGAAAGTGCTGACGATCATTTCGACGCTGTTCATTCCGCTGACATTTATCGCGGGCGTGTACGGCATGAACTTTCAGTACGATCCCGAGACGGCTCCATTTAACATGCCGGAACTGTACTGGTACTGGGGTTATCCGGCCTTCTGGACGCTCATGATTGTTATTACGCTGGGCATGCTGTGGTACTTTGTGCGTAAAGGCTGGATTGGCAGCGGCTGGTGGCGGTAG
- the trpE gene encoding anthranilate synthase component I, translating to MPNLPDFAEFDRLAATATLIPVARSLLSDQLTPVTALQKLDTGNGVALFESVVGGERIGRYTFLLADPAEIWEARGTEVTITRFAASQPVVERITVENPLATLRTRVQARQAAKIPGLPPFTGGAVGYAGYDVVRFTEHLPNSPPDDRELPDYSFGFFDRLVVFDNIRKTIEVIALASLVREDGTRVDARTAYEAAQAAIKELTERLESPLAATKLDEISISGDPQIAYESNFTPAGFCAAVEKCVEYIRAGDIFQVVLSQRLNLPARVPPLEIYRTLRVVNPSPFMFFLRMPTVTLVGSSPEVLVRVVDGEITVRPLAGTRKRGADEHEDRELAEELLADPKERAEHVMLVDLGRNDVGRVARFGTVELSDVMVIERYSHVMHITSNVTGQLAEGQDAFAALAACLPAGTVSGAPKVRAMQIIDELEPHRRGPYAGAVGYFDYTGNLDCCIALRTIVICNGQAYVQAGAGIVADSVPELEYQETLNKARGVLKAIELTEQRLGVE from the coding sequence ATGCCGAACCTACCCGATTTTGCGGAATTTGACCGTTTGGCCGCCACGGCCACCCTGATCCCCGTCGCGCGCAGTCTGCTGAGCGATCAACTGACGCCGGTCACCGCCCTCCAAAAGCTGGACACCGGCAACGGCGTGGCACTCTTTGAAAGCGTGGTGGGGGGAGAACGAATTGGGCGGTACACTTTTTTGCTGGCGGACCCGGCGGAAATCTGGGAGGCCCGCGGGACGGAGGTGACCATCACCCGCTTTGCCGCCAGTCAGCCTGTGGTCGAACGGATCACCGTGGAAAACCCGCTTGCCACCCTGCGGACCCGGGTGCAAGCGCGCCAAGCGGCCAAAATTCCCGGATTGCCCCCTTTTACCGGCGGAGCCGTGGGCTATGCCGGATATGACGTGGTCCGCTTTACCGAGCATCTGCCCAACTCCCCCCCGGATGACCGGGAATTGCCCGATTATTCGTTTGGCTTTTTTGACCGCTTGGTCGTTTTTGATAATATTCGCAAAACAATCGAAGTGATCGCGCTGGCCAGCTTGGTCCGGGAAGATGGAACGCGGGTGGATGCCCGCACGGCGTATGAAGCGGCCCAGGCCGCCATCAAAGAGTTGACCGAGCGGCTGGAATCTCCCCTGGCGGCGACCAAGCTCGACGAGATTAGCATCAGCGGCGACCCCCAAATTGCGTATGAGTCAAACTTTACCCCAGCGGGATTTTGCGCTGCGGTGGAAAAGTGCGTGGAATATATCCGCGCGGGGGATATTTTTCAGGTGGTCCTTAGCCAGCGGCTGAATTTGCCCGCGCGGGTGCCGCCACTGGAAATTTACCGGACGCTGCGGGTGGTCAATCCCAGCCCGTTTATGTTCTTTTTACGCATGCCCACCGTCACGCTGGTGGGGAGCTCGCCCGAGGTGCTGGTGCGAGTGGTCGATGGCGAAATCACCGTGCGGCCTTTGGCTGGCACGCGCAAACGGGGGGCCGATGAACACGAGGACCGCGAATTGGCCGAGGAACTGCTGGCAGATCCCAAGGAACGGGCCGAACATGTCATGCTGGTCGATCTGGGCCGCAACGACGTGGGCCGGGTGGCGCGGTTTGGCACGGTGGAACTAAGCGATGTCATGGTGATCGAACGGTACAGCCATGTCATGCACATCACCAGCAACGTCACCGGACAACTGGCGGAGGGACAAGACGCGTTTGCCGCGCTGGCCGCGTGCCTGCCGGCGGGGACGGTCTCGGGCGCGCCCAAAGTGCGGGCGATGCAGATCATCGACGAGTTAGAACCGCATCGTCGCGGACCGTACGCCGGCGCGGTGGGGTATTTTGACTACACAGGAAATCTCGACTGCTGCATTGCCCTGCGGACGATTGTCATTTGCAATGGCCAGGCGTATGTGCAGGCCGGGGCGGGGATCGTGGCCGATAGCGTGCCGGAGCTGGAATACCAAGAAACATTGAATAAGGCCCGCGGCGTGCTCAAGGCGATCGAGTTAACGGAACAACGACTAGGGGTGGAGTAG
- a CDS encoding UvrB/UvrC motif-containing protein: MKCQKCEKPATFHITEIESGKHRELHFCEECARLYLAPQAASEPEPATSLAGALAQQLALGQTAEELSKIDQLTCPVCGISFLEFRNQGRLGCPHDYVSFEKELEPLIMSIHNETRHVGKKPARYAEGTEPLTDLIRLRRDMKEAVTAEDYELASRLRDQIRQIEEKSRKASP; this comes from the coding sequence ATGAAATGCCAAAAGTGTGAAAAACCGGCGACGTTTCATATCACCGAAATCGAAAGCGGCAAGCACCGCGAATTGCATTTTTGTGAAGAATGCGCCCGGCTTTACCTGGCTCCCCAGGCTGCTAGCGAGCCCGAGCCCGCAACCTCCCTGGCGGGAGCCTTGGCCCAGCAATTGGCGTTGGGTCAGACCGCCGAGGAACTATCCAAGATCGATCAACTGACCTGCCCGGTCTGTGGGATTTCTTTTTTGGAATTTCGCAACCAGGGGCGTCTGGGCTGCCCGCATGATTACGTCAGCTTTGAAAAAGAGCTAGAACCGTTGATCATGAGCATTCACAATGAAACGCGGCACGTGGGCAAAAAGCCCGCCCGCTATGCCGAGGGGACCGAACCCCTGACCGACCTGATCCGCCTGCGCCGCGATATGAAAGAAGCCGTGACCGCCGAAGATTATGAACTGGCCAGCCGCCTGCGGGACCAGATTCGGCAGATCGAGGAAAAGTCGCGCAAAGCCTCCCCCTAA
- a CDS encoding protein arginine kinase, with translation MNLNEMTQRLGEWLRASGPESDIVMSSRIRLARNLAEFPFISRASDSDRAEIEKLLRSAILRTSSAGPLEHVNVTQLEAIDRQFLVERQLISKELAEGRGQRGVIINPAEQISLMVNEEDHLRIQCMHSGLDLHGAWQQINQLDDELSGMINYAYHPRWGYLTACPTNVGTGVRVSVMLHLPALAITRQIEKVFRSLQKISLAVRGLYGEGSQAMGDFYQISNQITLGSSEEDLVQKVSDVVPILISYERQAREFLVSEPQQNLHDQVSRAYGILRTAQTISSEETMHLLSRVRMGINLGLIRELQIPDLNELFLQTQPAHLQKLRGVELDTADRNIERARYLRSHLNGGGQRGEKN, from the coding sequence GTGAACTTGAACGAAATGACACAACGCCTAGGTGAATGGCTGCGGGCCAGCGGTCCGGAGTCGGACATTGTCATGAGCAGCCGGATTCGTCTGGCCCGCAACCTGGCCGAATTTCCGTTTATCAGTCGCGCCAGCGATAGCGACCGGGCGGAGATCGAAAAGCTGCTCCGTTCCGCCATCTTGCGGACGTCGTCGGCGGGCCCCTTGGAGCATGTCAACGTGACCCAGCTCGAGGCGATTGATCGGCAGTTTTTGGTCGAGCGGCAATTGATTAGCAAGGAATTGGCCGAGGGGCGGGGGCAGCGGGGGGTGATCATCAACCCCGCCGAACAAATCAGCCTGATGGTCAACGAGGAAGACCACCTGCGAATCCAATGCATGCATAGCGGCCTGGACCTGCATGGCGCGTGGCAACAAATCAATCAACTGGACGATGAACTGTCAGGGATGATCAATTACGCCTATCACCCCCGTTGGGGTTATTTGACCGCCTGTCCCACGAACGTGGGGACCGGCGTGCGGGTCAGCGTGATGTTGCACTTGCCCGCTCTGGCGATCACGCGGCAAATCGAAAAGGTCTTTCGCAGCTTGCAAAAAATCAGCCTGGCGGTGCGTGGCCTCTACGGCGAAGGCTCGCAGGCGATGGGGGATTTTTACCAGATATCCAACCAGATCACATTGGGAAGCAGCGAGGAAGACCTGGTCCAAAAAGTCAGCGATGTCGTGCCGATACTGATTAGCTATGAACGGCAGGCGCGCGAATTTTTAGTAAGCGAGCCGCAGCAAAATTTGCACGATCAGGTCAGCCGGGCGTATGGCATCTTACGCACCGCGCAGACGATCAGCTCGGAAGAGACCATGCATCTGCTGTCGCGCGTGCGGATGGGGATCAACCTGGGCCTGATCCGCGAATTGCAAATACCCGACCTGAATGAGCTGTTTTTGCAAACCCAGCCCGCCCACCTGCAAAAGCTGCGCGGGGTGGAGCTGGACACCGCCGACCGCAATATCGAGCGTGCCCGATATTTGCGGTCGCACCTGAACGGCGGCGGGCAACGGGGCGAAAAGAACTAG